The following coding sequences are from one Microtus ochrogaster isolate Prairie Vole_2 chromosome 14 unlocalized genomic scaffold, MicOch1.0 chr14_random_1, whole genome shotgun sequence window:
- the Large2 gene encoding LARGE xylosyl- and glucuronyltransferase 2, with product MLPRGRPRALGAATLLLVVVVVVGFFLFGRDPEYGLQATATLDGDPYGSRNRSTSDLQPLLPPKCEVGVPSQLLHVAIVCAGHNSSREVITLVKSVLFYRKNPLHLHLVTDAVARSILETLFRTWMVPAVIIRFYDAEELKPLISWIPNKHYSGLYGLMKLVLPSILPLSLARVVVLDTDVTFSSDIAELWALFAHFSDKQVIGLVENQSDWYLGNLWKNHKPWPALGRGFNTGVILLQLDRLRQSGWEQMWKLMAKRELLTLQATSLADQDVFNAVIKEHPELVHPLPCVWNVQLSDHTLAERCYLEAADLKVIHWNSPKKLRVKNKHAEFFRNLHLTFLGYDGKLLRRELFGCPSQLPAKAEQLQQAMSQLNEEEPCFEFRQQQLTVHRVHITFLPHQPPPPRPHDVTLVAQLSMDRLQMLEALCRHWPGPMSLALYLTDAEAQQFLHFVETSPVLSARKDVAYHIVYREGPLYPVNQLRNVALAQALTPYVFLSDIDFLPAYSLYDYLRASIEQLELSSLQRKAALVVPAFETLHYRFSFPNSKAELLTLLDAGSLYTFRYHEWPQGHAPTDYARWREAQAPYRVQWAADYEPYVVVPLDCPRYDPRFVGFGWNKVAHIIELDAQEYELLVLPEAFSIHLPHAPSLDISRFRSSPTYRDCLQAFKEEFHQDLSRRYGAAALKYLTALQPSQSRA from the exons ATGCTGCCCCGAGGGCGCCCCCGGGCACTGGGGGCCGCCacgctgctgctggtggtggtggtagtggttggCTTCTTCCTGTTCGGCCGGGACCCAGAGT ACGGACTACAGGCAACTGCCACCCTCGATGGAGACCCATACGGGAGCCGCAATCGCTCCACCTCCGATCTGCAGCCTCTACTGCCACCCAAGTGCGAGGTAG GTGTTCCCTCCCAGCTGTTGCATGTGGCCATTGTGTGTGCCGGACACAACTCCAGCCGAGAGGTCATCACCCTTGTGAAGTCCGTGCTATTCTACAG GAAAAATCCGCTGCACCTCCACCTGGTAACTGACGCTGTAGCCAGAAGCATCCTGGAGACACTCTTCCGAACATGGATGGTGCCGGCTGTGATCATCAGATTCTATGACGCTGAAGAGCTCAAG ccgCTGATCTCCTGGATCCCCAATAAGCACTACTCTGGTCTCTATGGGCTAATGAAGTTAGTGCTTCCCAGCATCCTGCCTCTCAGCCTGGCCCGAGTGGTTGTTCTGGACACTGACGTCACTTTCTCCTCGGATATTGCCGAGCTCTGGGCACTCTTCGCTCATTTTTCCG ACAAGCAGGTGATCGGTCTCGTGGAGAACCAGAGCGACTGGTACCTGGGCAACCTCTGGAAGAACCATAAGCCTTGGCCTGCCTTGGGCAGGGGATTTAACACAG GTGTGATCCTGCTGCAGCTGGACAGGCTCCGGCAATCTGGCTGGGAGCAGATGTGGAAGCTGATGGCCAAACGGGAGCTCCTTACTCTGCAGGCCACGTCTCTGGCTGACCAG GATGTTTTCAATGCTGTCATTAAGGAGCACCCTGAGCTGGTCCATCCCCTGCCCTGTGTCTGGAATGTGCAGTTGTCAGACCACACATTGGCCGAGCGCTGCTACTTGGAAGCAGCTGACCTCAAG GTGATCCACTGGAATTCACCAAAGAAGCTTCGCGTGAAGAACAAGCATGCAGAATTCTTCCGAAACCTGCACTTGACCTTCCTGGGATATGATGGGAAACTACTGCGTAGAGAGCTCTTTGGCTGCCCCAGCCAGCTCCCTGCTAAAGCCGAGCAG CTGCAACAGGCCATGTCACAGCTGAATGAGGAAGAACCCTGCTTTGAGTTCCGGCAACAGCAGCTCACTGTGCATCGGGTGCACATCACCTTCCTGCCCCACCAGCCGCCACCTCCCCGGCCCCACGATGTCACCCTGGTGGCCCAGCTCTCTATGGACCG GCTGCAGATGCTGGAAGCCCTGTGCAGGCACTGGCCAGGCCCCATGAGCCTGGCCTTGTACCTGACAGATGCAGAGGCTCAGCAGTTCCTGCATTTCGTGGAGACTTCGCCAGTTCTCTCTGCGAGGAAGGATGTAGCCTACCATATAGTGTACCGGGAGGGCCCCCTCTATCCAGTCAACCAGCTCCGCAATGTGGCCTTGGCCCAGGCTCTCACGCCCTACGTCTTCCTCAGTGACATTGACTTCTTACCTGCCTACTCCCTCTATGACTACCTCAG GGCCTCTATTGAGCAGCTGGAGCTGAGCAGTCTGCAGCGGAAGGCTGCCTTGGTGGTGCCTGCATTTGAGACCCTGCACTACCGCTTCAGCTTCCCGAACTCCAAGGCAGAGCTGTTGACTTTACTAGATGCAGGCTCCCTCTACACCTTCAG GTACCATGAATGGCCACAGGGTCATGCGCCCACAGACTATGCCCGCTGGCGGGAGGCCCAGGCACCATACCGTGTGCAATGGGCAGCTGACTACGAGCCCTATGTGGTGGTACCCCTTGACTGTCCCCGCTATGATCCTCGCTTTGTGGGCTTTGGCTGGAACAAGGTGGCCCACATCATAGAGCTGGATGCTCAG GAATACGAACTTCTGGTGCTGCCCGAGGCCTTCTCCATCCACCTGCCCCATGCTCCAAGTCTGGACATCTCCCGCTTCCGCTCCAGCCCCACCTATCGGGACTGTCTCCAGGCCTTCAAAGAGGAGTTCCACCAGGACTTGTCCCGGCGCTATGGGGCTGCAGCCCTCAAATACCTCACTGCCCTGCAGCCGTCCCAGAGCCGGGCCTGA